Proteins found in one Magnolia sinica isolate HGM2019 chromosome 5, MsV1, whole genome shotgun sequence genomic segment:
- the LOC131245415 gene encoding enoyl-CoA delta isomerase 2, peroxisomal-like, producing the protein MCTLEKRGHVFVLTLSGEGEHRLNPTLIDAIQDALGQVRADPTPGSALVTTAQGKFFSNGFDLNWAKAGGAASQERVHQMGSKFEQIVADLMSLPMPTVAAVTGHASAAGCMLALSHDYVYMRKDRGFLYMSELDIGLPFPDYFMAMMRSKIAAPRARRDVVLRAAKIKAEEAVEMGIIDEAHSSPGETVEAAMRRAEELAGRKWDGEVYASIRKATFSEISGVLGLVEKLDIASRL; encoded by the coding sequence ATGTGCACGTTAGAGAAGCGCGGCCACGTTTTCGTCCTCACCCTCTCCGGGGAGGGCGAGCACCGCCTCAACCCCACCCTCATCGACGCCATCCAAGACGCCTTGGGCCAAGTCCGAGCCGACCCCACCCCCGGCTCGGCCCTTGTCACAACCGCCCAGGGTAAGTTCTTCTCCAACGGTTTCGATCTCAACTGGGCCAAAGCCGGTGGAGCCGCTTCCCAAGAACGGGTCCACCAGATGGGCTCGAAATTCGAACAGATCGTGGCCGATCTGATGTCGCTTCCGATGCCAACCGTCGCAGCAGTTACGGGCCACGCCTCCGCAGCTGGCTGCATGCTGGCGCTGAGCCACGACTACGTCTACATGAGAAAAGACAGGGGCTTTCTTTATATGAGCGAGCTCGATATTGGCCTTCCCTTCCCCGATTATTTCATGGCCATGATGAGGTCGAAGATCGCTGCCCCGAGGGCTCGGCGCGACGTGGTTCTTAGGGCCGCGAAGATCAAGGCGGAAGAGGCCGTCGAGATGGGGATTATCGATGAGGCGCACAGTAGCCCCGGTGAGACGGTGGAGGCTGCGATGCGCCGTGCGGAGGAGCTGGCAGGGAGAAAGTGGGACGGCGAGGTGTACGCTTCGATAAGGAAAGCGACATTTTCGGAGATTTCGGGAGTGCTGGGGCTGGTGGAGAAGTTAGATATAGCTTCGCGCCTCTGA